A stretch of Mucilaginibacter terrae DNA encodes these proteins:
- a CDS encoding TlpA disulfide reductase family protein, producing the protein MKSTGKNILLLNLLLLTMIGMLGFTKPGYLITGSVSAPDGTVFKLFYRYGDKVIADSVATKNNTFSLSGTFPEPVVCTLSNSANQQIKIFVAENSTIKVEGKVEQFVNASITNSSENALYNHFNSSAHAISGRYRAMLKQSGAAIRDTGTTAYKVYKASHDSLVQSFVKQHSSSTAAALAITDSYVTNPDRVRAAACYSLLSAKGKETIYARRIKQFFEAEKVIAPGHKAPDFTLTDINGKPVKLSDYKGKYILLDFWASWCAPCRHEHPLMIELYKKFGADKLTFLSVSMDAGSAQWKQAVKTDGLVWTQLNDAQSMNGRVADVYGIKSLPFNCIIDPNGQIIATKLRGEQLSGFITKLFDK; encoded by the coding sequence ATGAAAAGTACAGGTAAAAATATCCTGCTGTTAAATCTACTACTACTTACAATGATAGGTATGCTGGGCTTTACTAAGCCCGGCTACCTTATCACAGGTAGTGTTTCGGCACCTGATGGTACAGTTTTTAAACTTTTCTACAGGTATGGCGACAAAGTAATTGCCGATTCTGTTGCTACAAAGAATAACACCTTTTCTCTCTCGGGAACTTTTCCTGAACCTGTGGTGTGTACGCTAAGCAATTCGGCAAACCAGCAAATCAAAATTTTTGTTGCCGAAAACAGCACTATTAAAGTTGAGGGCAAGGTTGAGCAGTTTGTAAACGCATCAATTACCAATAGTAGCGAGAATGCACTTTATAACCATTTTAACAGCAGCGCTCATGCAATTTCGGGGCGATACCGCGCCATGTTGAAGCAAAGCGGTGCCGCCATACGCGATACCGGCACCACAGCGTACAAAGTATACAAAGCAAGTCATGATAGTTTGGTGCAAAGCTTTGTAAAGCAGCATAGCAGTTCAACCGCGGCTGCTTTAGCCATAACTGATAGCTATGTAACCAATCCCGATAGGGTACGCGCGGCAGCCTGTTACAGCCTGCTATCGGCCAAGGGTAAAGAAACCATATATGCCAGGCGTATAAAACAGTTTTTTGAAGCCGAAAAAGTAATAGCACCGGGCCACAAAGCCCCCGATTTTACCCTTACCGATATTAACGGCAAGCCCGTAAAACTGAGCGATTACAAAGGAAAGTACATCCTGCTCGATTTTTGGGCCAGCTGGTGCGCACCGTGCCGCCACGAGCATCCGCTTATGATTGAGCTGTATAAAAAGTTCGGAGCAGATAAATTGACCTTCCTCAGCGTATCAATGGATGCCGGCAGTGCTCAATGGAAACAGGCGGTTAAAACCGACGGCCTGGTTTGGACACAACTGAACGATGCACAATCGATGAATGGCCGCGTGGCCGATGTTTATGGCATTAAAAGCCTGCCCTTTAATTGCATAATTGACCCCAACGGGCAAATAATCGCCACCAAACTCAGGGGCGAACAATTGTCGGGCTTTATTACTAAGCTTTTCGAT
- a CDS encoding zinc-dependent metalloprotease, with amino-acid sequence MKNNIFTTKARQKSLVLATALLVVSAGSCSIFKKKKAKLVAATTAAAKPKVDTARNVLKPYSEIITAKAVTQKGLFTVHKINERYFFEIPNSLLKKEILAVTRLSKSTPGAGNYGGEEVGERTVFWENGPNNKLFLKVSALVSVADSTNMIAKAVASSNLDPIMAAFPIKAKSKDSSAVVIDVTEFLIGENPLMAFDASAKRAYSLGMQLADRSYIESVKSFPINTEIKSIRTYMAAPPTGPGGPLPAASLAGTVTLGMNCSFVLLPEKPMRVRYFDPRVGFFAGAYNKYSDNQQKVEKETFIHRWRLEPKDEDIEKFKRGELVEPKKQIVYYIDPATPKKWRQYLILGVNDWQKAFEQAGFKNAIVGKEWPESDTTMSLDDARFSVIRYFASPQQNAYGPNIADPRTGEIIESHIGWYHNVMSLVHRWYMIQCGAVDPRARKNKFDDALMGQLIRFVSSHEIGHTLGLRHNMGSSSTVPVEKLRDKAWVEAHGHTPSIMDYARFNYVAQPEDNISEKGLFPRINDYDKWAIQWGYKPIFGTADAEADKKILNRITIDSLARNKRLWFGGEGRDYDPRSQSEDLSDDAIKASLYGIKNLKRIVPQLINWTREDGEDYSDLQDMYKEAVGQFDRYAYHVMKNLGGVKITPKTYDQQGAVYEPVSLAKQKQAIKYFNEQVFKTPTWLLNKQILNKIEPGYDFNAVEKLQSGILASVTSQSRLYRMMVNERDYGKGAYSPRQWLNDLKSGIFTELKSGATIDQYRRNLQKMYVGSIITMYNKRFALQGSLDNILASVTPTDVLLYSNVKPLAFAHLKELRTDIGSAIARTKDADSRIHLQYLKQMLDKILNETPIPGLNY; translated from the coding sequence ATGAAAAATAACATATTTACTACTAAAGCCAGGCAAAAAAGCCTGGTTTTAGCCACTGCTTTGCTTGTAGTTTCGGCAGGTTCGTGCAGTATCTTCAAAAAAAAGAAGGCTAAACTGGTAGCGGCTACCACGGCGGCGGCCAAACCCAAGGTTGATACGGCGCGTAATGTGCTTAAGCCTTACAGCGAAATCATTACAGCTAAGGCGGTAACGCAAAAAGGGTTGTTTACCGTTCATAAAATTAATGAGCGCTACTTTTTTGAGATACCCAACAGCTTACTTAAAAAAGAGATACTGGCAGTAACCCGCCTTAGCAAATCAACCCCGGGCGCCGGTAACTACGGCGGCGAAGAGGTTGGCGAGCGTACGGTATTTTGGGAAAATGGCCCTAATAACAAATTGTTCCTCAAGGTATCGGCACTGGTAAGCGTGGCCGATTCAACCAATATGATAGCCAAGGCTGTGGCCAGCTCTAATTTAGATCCTATCATGGCGGCATTCCCCATCAAAGCTAAAAGCAAAGATTCGTCGGCAGTGGTTATTGATGTTACCGAGTTTTTAATTGGCGAGAACCCTTTAATGGCGTTTGATGCCAGCGCAAAACGTGCTTACAGTTTAGGCATGCAACTGGCCGACAGATCATACATCGAAAGTGTAAAAAGCTTTCCTATCAATACCGAGATTAAATCCATCAGAACATATATGGCCGCCCCGCCAACAGGGCCGGGAGGACCTTTACCTGCTGCAAGCCTTGCGGGTACTGTTACCCTGGGTATGAACTGTTCATTTGTACTATTACCCGAAAAGCCAATGCGTGTGCGTTATTTTGACCCGCGTGTAGGCTTTTTTGCCGGTGCTTACAACAAGTACAGCGATAACCAGCAAAAGGTAGAAAAAGAGACATTTATTCACCGCTGGAGATTGGAGCCAAAGGATGAAGACATCGAAAAATTCAAACGCGGCGAACTGGTTGAACCTAAAAAACAGATAGTTTATTACATAGATCCAGCTACGCCTAAAAAATGGCGTCAGTACCTAATTTTAGGTGTTAACGATTGGCAAAAAGCTTTTGAGCAGGCCGGTTTTAAAAATGCCATTGTAGGTAAAGAATGGCCTGAAAGCGATACTACCATGAGTTTGGACGATGCCCGTTTTTCGGTTATCCGCTACTTTGCATCGCCGCAGCAAAATGCCTATGGTCCTAACATTGCCGACCCTCGTACTGGCGAAATTATTGAAAGCCACATTGGCTGGTACCACAATGTAATGAGCCTGGTACACCGCTGGTACATGATTCAGTGTGGTGCTGTTGACCCGCGTGCCCGCAAAAATAAGTTTGATGATGCACTGATGGGCCAGTTGATCCGCTTTGTGTCATCGCACGAGATCGGTCATACGTTGGGCTTGCGCCACAACATGGGCTCGAGTAGTACCGTGCCGGTTGAAAAGCTAAGGGATAAAGCCTGGGTTGAAGCACACGGCCATACCCCATCAATAATGGATTATGCCCGTTTTAACTACGTGGCTCAGCCCGAAGACAATATCAGCGAAAAAGGCCTGTTCCCACGTATTAACGATTACGATAAATGGGCCATACAGTGGGGCTACAAACCAATTTTTGGTACTGCCGATGCCGAGGCTGACAAGAAAATATTGAACCGTATTACCATTGACAGCCTTGCCCGCAACAAACGCTTGTGGTTTGGTGGCGAGGGCCGCGATTACGATCCGCGCTCGCAATCAGAAGATTTGAGCGATGATGCTATTAAAGCCAGCTTATACGGCATTAAAAACCTGAAACGCATTGTTCCGCAACTTATAAACTGGACCCGCGAAGATGGTGAAGACTATAGCGATCTGCAGGATATGTATAAGGAAGCTGTTGGCCAGTTTGACCGCTATGCCTACCATGTTATGAAAAACTTAGGCGGCGTAAAAATAACGCCTAAAACTTACGATCAACAGGGAGCCGTATATGAGCCAGTTAGTTTAGCTAAACAAAAACAAGCCATTAAGTACTTTAACGAACAAGTATTTAAAACGCCTACATGGTTATTAAATAAGCAAATATTAAATAAAATAGAGCCAGGTTACGATTTTAATGCGGTTGAGAAATTGCAAAGCGGCATTTTGGCATCGGTTACCTCACAAAGCCGTTTGTACCGCATGATGGTTAATGAGCGCGATTATGGTAAAGGGGCTTATTCACCGCGCCAATGGTTGAACGATCTTAAATCTGGAATTTTTACTGAATTGAAATCAGGAGCAACCATTGACCAGTATCGCCGTAACCTGCAAAAAATGTATGTAGGCAGCATTATTACCATGTATAATAAGCGTTTTGCACTACAGGGTTCGCTTGATAATATTTTGGCGAGCGTTACTCCAACTGATGTTTTGCTGTACTCAAACGTTAAACCGTTGGCCTTTGCACACCTGAAAGAACTGCGTACCGATATTGGCAGCGCCATTGCCCGTACCAAAGATGCCGACAGCCGCATTCACCTGCAGTACTTAAAGCAAATGCTGGATAAGATACTAAACGAAACGCCTATACCGGGCCTTAATTACTAA